Within the Leptospira ryugenii genome, the region GGCAAATTCTCGATTGCCAATGCCAGGGTAGGCAAACTCTAAGGAGAGTTGATAACGGTCTAGTATAGGATCTCTTTTGTAGTACAATCTCATATCCTGCTCTTGGGTTCTGTAAAAAAGATATTTACTTTTTATAAACTGAAACATCTTTCCATACTGAGTCTTTTCTGCATGGGAATAACCAGTTGGTGGGACATTGGGACTGATACTTGCAAATTTCAGGTTCCCAGTTAAGAATGTTTGGGGTTGGTCTAACAAAAATTGCGTTGGTACATTATTTGAAAAATCAACGATCAATGCGATCGAAACAGAATCACATTTCCATTTCAGTCGTACGCTTGGATCTTTTGTAGAAAAATCCTCTGTATGGATTTCCCACTCATTGGGTCCTTTACATATTGATTTTGATCTGTCATCAATGTTAGGTAAGTGAATCGTTTGATTTGGCGTTTGGGAAAATACAGAATTCTCATAACTTACCTGAGTGATTAGACCATGTGGAATGAAGAGATCACGCTCGATAAAAGATATGTATTCTTTTGTGAAACTCTCACCTTTTGTTTTGATCATTTCCTCAAACAGTGATTTGCTGAGATTGTCTACAAATTCTGGATAAAATCTTGTGCTTGGATCAGATTTCTGGACGGCTTTAAGGATTGTTTTGTCAGCCATCTCCTTTCCTACAAATAATCGGTACTTCCAAAGTAGACTTGGAATAAAGTGGAAGTCAGATTTAAAATTGGATTCTATATTTGGATTGTATAGACCCAGTGCGTTTTGTAGTTGAAAACCTCTAACAAAGAGTTGGCGTTTCACTTCAGGACAGGTACGTGCATCATATAGGCTAGGGTAATCCAAAAAACTCGCAGCAAAATAATCGGAAAGGCCTTCACTCAATGATCTGCCGATAGAGTTTTCTCCCATATACTTTCCTGTAATTAAATGTGCATACTCGTGGTAGATAGCATCGGGACATGAGGCTGTATCAATAATTCTATCACTTGCAAACAGACTGATGCCTGGAAAGGACCATTTTTGACCGAACCAGATTTCAGAGTCCTGGTTGAACTGGCTTGGGGGGATGGTCAATGCAGTGTTGCGTAATTTTACGTTTTTATCTGTGTATTCATTGGGAGAGAATGCAAAGGGAGCATCAATTCGAATGATTGCCCTTGGTAGAGATTTCGCATCTTTCTGATCCAACTTGTCTAAGATCCCGATAAAATTTTGTTCTGCTTTGGAAAGATGATAGACTAAGGTCATGATTCTCTTATCTTTCATTGCTTCTTCCAAAGATATGATCTCTTCCGACATGCCTCTGTGGATTTCGAAATGTTCAAAGATGAGTTTTTTCTCTGAGGATAGATGTAATTCAGTAATCGGAATCTCTCGAGTCATAAACTTTCGTTTGTTTGTTTCCCAATCGAGGATACTCACTTTTGGTTCATTTGCCAAAATTTGACTTACACTTGTTAATGCGAAACATAAAATAGCAAACTGGAATGAATGCCTAGATCTGTTTAAGAATTTGAATATCATAGTTGCTTGCCAAAGCGAATCGTTTCCAAAGTTTTTTAGCTTTGGAAACGGATTCATTTTCAATTTATAGCCCCACTACCGATGCTTCATACAGCTTGCCGGTTGCTAAGGTAGTTGCTCCGCCTGAAGAGATGATTAAACCAACGAGAGCGACGACAGTTATAGATGCAGCTGTGTTTTTGAATACATCAAAATTATCTCCGTGAAGATAACTTCCCGTTGCTTTCTGCAATTTTACAGAACTTACGATCTTATCCCAATCTTGGTCTAGGGTACCCGCAAACTCTGCATCCTTGATTGCCTTTGTAATCCTTGCATATTCTGCTGGAGAGACATGTGCTTGCACATAGGCATTTGCTTCCTTCACACTCATCCCACTTTTTACGATGGATCGTGCTACTTCCGGTACGGAGCTTTGTGTTCTAATGCTTTCTGCAAAGGCAGTTTGCACAAAGAAGGCAAAAACGACTAATAAACTAATGTTTTTTTTCATGTTGAAATCCTTATGTTTTGTTTGATGGTTTCTCAGTGAGAGAACCTCATCACACTCTTAGGATACGGCTTCAGGGAAAAAAGTTCATCGTCTTGGATCGAAGGAGGCAAAAAAGAATGTCCGCTTCGATCGAAGTGGACAAGTTGTGGTATTTTATTCAGAACCAACACAAATGGTCTTTCATTGCTATGCCCTAGCCATCCTTTAACAAAGATTCGGCAAACTTGGAAGTGATTTATACATGCGTCCACAAGTGCTTCAGTAGAAATCTTTCCCTTCCCACGCACTTGGGTCATTGCTGTGTTTACCTTGTGAAACCGATCCCTGAGCTAGAACATGAAACGGATTAGGTTACCGTTAAGCTTCGTTTCTTTGATTGATTGAATCATAAGAAAATGAAAGGATATTGGTGCAAAGACGATGGATTGATAACCAAAGGCTCTCCCTTGGAATTACAATTGTCTTTCTCGAAATTCTCTCGGAGAAAGTCCTGTGATTTTTTTAAATGCTTCATTGAACGAGGACTTCGACCCAAACCCTACGTCATATGCAATGGCTAAAAAAGATCGATCAGGTTCTTTTTGGATCAATCTTTTTGCCTCCTCAATGCGGTATTGGTTGGTATATTGGTAGAAACTCATCTTCATCTCTGTATTTAAAAATTCTGAAATCTGATGTGTAGATAGATCCAAGCGATCTGCAATCTCTCTCAGACTTAGTTTTTCTTCTTGGTAGATTTTTTCATCGCGGTAGAGCTTCTCCAACTGTTTCCTGAGTTCTTTCAAATCTAGTTTTCCGATCTGAGAGATTTTTGCTTTTTTTTCTTCGGCTACAATTTTTCGAACTTCCAAAAAAAAGTCCGGGAAGGCTTGCCTGAGAATATAAAGGATAATCAAAAAAGTCCCTATCGTAAATCCCGTCATGCGGTAATCTATCTGAGCTCCACGTATGAGAATACAAATAGCATTGAATGCTTCGAGGAGACAAAAAAGGATAATGATAAGTCCAATTTTTATTGTTGTACTTTGTTTTAGAGATTGCCAACTAAACTGCTGAACGAGTCTTAAGAAAGCTTTTATCAAAAAGAAAAAGTAAACAAGCAGAGAGATAGAAACAAACATCCTGGGACGGTCTGCTAATCCCTCTGGCAGATACTCGATCCTTATCTCTTTTTGGTATACTTTCCAGGCGACGAGACTTAACAGTAGAATCGAAGAAGGAATGAGTTTTAATCCTAATCTGCGAAAAGATCGAACGGAGCCGCTCGTGACACTTAGTAGGTATTCATCCAAAAATGCACCTAACAAGGTAACGGCAACTGCCTCCGAGAGATAAAAGAAGGGCACCTCTAAAATCAAGCGTGTGGAAAGTAAGTAGAATTGGAAAAGAATATAGGCCGTAAAGAAAAATACAATTCCCAAGAGAGTTTGTTTCCGTGTTCTGTGGTAGCTAAAAAACTCTCCCACAGAATACATCAGTGCGGTAATTGCTGAACCTAATAGAAAAGAATCAACCAAAGGATTCGCTATCTGGATTTTCAAAAAATTTCCACGAGCAAGCGAAGAATCAAATCAGTTTCATTGCTAATAATTGTTCTGCATGGTCAACAAAAGTTTCGGAAAGTGGGCGGTATTCTAATCCCAAATCCTTTACACTATAACTGTGGTCGATTTCCAGGGGTTGGTCTACGTTTTTCTCGGTATAAGACCAATTGAGTCCAAAAAACGGACCAATAAGATATACTAAAAATTTTGGTAAATTACCCGTTGGTAATGGGAATCTTTTTCCATAATGAGCTCTTAAGATATCAGCAGCACCTAACATAGGTAGAACCTGGTTAGAGAGAATATGCCGACCTTTTGCTTCTGCTCTAAATCCAGCTAATACATGTGCTTTGGCTACATCTCTCACATCTACAAATCCCATGCGTGTGT harbors:
- a CDS encoding AraC family transcriptional regulator; translation: MKIQIANPLVDSFLLGSAITALMYSVGEFFSYHRTRKQTLLGIVFFFTAYILFQFYLLSTRLILEVPFFYLSEAVAVTLLGAFLDEYLLSVTSGSVRSFRRLGLKLIPSSILLLSLVAWKVYQKEIRIEYLPEGLADRPRMFVSISLLVYFFFLIKAFLRLVQQFSWQSLKQSTTIKIGLIIILFCLLEAFNAICILIRGAQIDYRMTGFTIGTFLIILYILRQAFPDFFLEVRKIVAEEKKAKISQIGKLDLKELRKQLEKLYRDEKIYQEEKLSLREIADRLDLSTHQISEFLNTEMKMSFYQYTNQYRIEEAKRLIQKEPDRSFLAIAYDVGFGSKSSFNEAFKKITGLSPREFRERQL